A window of Komagataella phaffii GS115 chromosome 1, complete sequence contains these coding sequences:
- a CDS encoding DNA-dependent ATPase: MYKKPMNRPFKPPRMQEATNKPVKPAQPAKIFKRKPEVLSPGTPEVAQTRTTNSVNVLWRKKTLKKNKTWDGDGILVITGDQLIFKCDPLGGSNLREQGRRSKSSKSLEGVIAIGNYEIELDGEISDVKPASKKHRKIEHEVSSEKESITSADKKSSSLPFKSPMTNSVTRQPQKKSAPPYKSDYEHSIVLSQESETSKMVVVDPLLSQHLRPHQREGVKFLYNCLDGSKELPHKGCILADEMGLGKTLTTITLIWTLLKQNQVDHKRPAVKKVLVVCPVTLIHNWKREFRKWLGMNRVSILEMSSASNVEEDKRSVINFGRTRVYQILILGYEKLQKLTNEISQINVDLLVCDEGHRLKNSNNKVMKSLTSFQIPRKIILTGTPIQNDLNEFYNIINFVQPGIVGDFASFNRDYMRPILQAREINCLNRKIIKAGNEKSNSLVELTQKFILRRKAKDINTNFLPPKTELILMVPMTELQQELYKDIIETNQAKLGLINDRNFFLQKILILRKICNSPSLLKDEPDFARYNLGNRFNSGKIKLTVLLLRKLFETTNEKCVIVSNFTKTLDVLQLIIEHNNWKYHRLDGSSKGRDKIVRDFNESPQKDRFIMLLSSKAGGVGLNLIGASRLILFDNDWNPSVDIQAMARVHRDGQKRHTFIYRLYTKGTIDEKILQRQLMKQNLSDKFLDDNDSSKDDVFNDYDLKDLFTVDLDTNCSTHDLMECLCNGRLRDPTPVLEAEECKTKPLEAVDDTDDGWMSALDFKQLSQKEETGAVSTMRQCLLGYQHIDPKILEPTEPVGDDLVLANILAESSGLAKSALSSEKKPKKPVVNFIFVSGQD; the protein is encoded by the coding sequence ATGTACAAAAAGCCCATGAATCGGCCGTTTAAACCGCCGAGGATGCAAGAGGCCACTAATAAACCAGTAAAACCAGCCCAGCCTGCgaaaattttcaaaagaaaaccaGAAGTTTTGTCTCCTGGGACACCTGAAGTTGCACAAACAAGGACTACGAACTCCGTCAATGTTCTatggagaaaaaagacCCTCAAGAAGAATAAGACTTGGGACGGTGATGGGATCTTAGTGATTACGGGAGACCAGTTGATTTTCAAATGTGACCCGTTGGGAGGTTCCAACTTAAGAGAACAGGGTAGAAgatccaaatcttcaaagagtctTGAAGGTGTTATAGCCATAGGCAATTACGAAATAGAACTTGATGGCGAGATTTCTGACGTGAAGCCTGCTTCGAAGAAACATAGAAAAATAGAACATGAGGTTAGTTCGGAAAAAGAATCCATAACTTCAGCAGATAAGAAATCTTCCTCCCTTCCCTTCAAGAGCCCCATGACAAATTCAGTGACTAGACAACCACAGAAGAAAAGCGCTCCACCATATAAATCAGATTATGAGCATTCGATTGTACTATCTCAAGAATCGGAGACTTCTAAAATGGTAGTAGTGGATCCGTTGCTCAGCCAACATTTGAGACCTCACCAAAGGGAGGGTGTGAAATTTCTTTACAATTGTCTGGATGGCTCCAAAGAGTTGCCACATAAAGGATGTATATTAGCAGATGAAATGGGACTTGGAAAGACATTGACCACAATTACCCTCATTTGGACTTTACTTAAACAAAACCAGGTTGATCACAAACGACCAGCAGTGAAGAAGGTACTGGTTGTGTGTCCTGTTACTCTGATAcacaattggaaaagagaatttCGAAAGTGGCTTGGAATGAATAGGGTCAGTATTTTGGAAATGAGCAGTGCATCAAAtgtagaagaagacaaaCGAAGTGTGATCAACTTTGGACGAACCAGAGTGTACCAAATATTGATCTTAGGTTATGAAAAACTGCAAAAGTTGACGAATGAAATTTCCCAAATTAACGTTGATTTGTTGGTATGTGATGAGGGACACCGGTTGAAGAACTCAAACAATAAGgtgatgaaaagtttgacTAGTTTCCAGATTCCTCGTAAAATAATTTTGACAGGAACTCCAATCCAAAAtgatttgaatgaattctataatatcatcaattttgtTCAGCCTGGAAttgttggagattttgCTAGTTTTAACAGGGACTACATGAGGCCGATTCTTCAAGCCAGGGAAATTAATTGCTTGAACCGGAAAATCATTAAGGCAGGCAACGAAAAATCCAACTCCTTGGTTGAATTGACTCAAAAGTTTATCTTACGGAGAAAAGCTAAAGACATCAATACGAATTTCCTTCCGCCAAAAACTGAACTGATACTGATGGTTCCAATGACTGAATTACAACAGGAGCTATACAAGGATATAATTGAAACTAACCAAGCCAAGCTTGGCTTGATCAACGACAgaaacttttttcttcaaaaaattttgattcttcgTAAAATATGCAATTCACCCTCCCTGCTGAAAGACGAACCTGATTTTGCCAGATACAATCTCGGCAATAGATTCAATAGCGGTAAGATCAAGCTAACAGTACTGCTTTTACGAAAGCTGTTTGAAACCACCAATGAGAAGTGTGTGATTGTTTCAAACTTCACTAAAACTTTGGACGTACTTCAGCTAATCATAGAGCACAACAATTGGAAATACCACCGACTAGATGGTTCGAGTAAAGGACGGGACAAAATCGTACGAGATTTTAACGAGTCGCCTCAAAAAGATCGATTCATCATGTTGCTTTCTTCCAAGGCAGGGGGAGTGGGGCTCAACTTAATTGGAGCCTCACGCTTaattctttttgataacGACTGGAATCCCAGTGTTGACATTCAAGCAATGGCTAGAGTGCATCGAGACGGGCAGAAAAGGCACACCTTTATCTATCGTTTGTATACGAAAGGCACAATTGACGAAAAGATCCTACAAAGGCAATtgatgaaacaaaatctGAGCGACAAATTCCTGGATGATAATGATAGCAGCAAGGATGATGTGTTTAACGACTACGATCTCAAAGATTTGTTTACTGTAGATCTTGACACGAATTGTAGTACACACGATTTGATGGAATGTTTATGTAATGGGCGGCTGAGAGATCCGACTCCCGTCTTGGAAGCAGAAGAATGCAAGACAAAACCGTTGGAGGCCGTTGACGACACGGATGATGGTTGGATGTCAGCTCTGGATTTCAAACAGTTATCACAAAAAGAGGAGACAGGTGCTGTGTCAACAATGCGTCAATGTCTGCTCGGATATCAACACATTGatccaaagattttggaaccAACAGAACCTGTAGGGGACGATTTGGTATTGGCAAACATCCTCGCGGAGTCCTCAGGCTTGGCTAAATCTGCATTGtcatctgaaaagaaaccCAAGAAACCAGTGGTGAACTTTATCTTTGTGTCAGGCCAAGACTAA